The genomic DNA ACACGCCAAGCTCCTGTATAAGGAGCCGCTTCACCTGTTCGAGGGCGATGGCGCGGCAACTGCTTTTGCTGTCCAGTTCGCTGGCGGTGTAGGTGTATTCCTTCTCAAAGGTCTGCATTCGCGCATGGCTTTGGGGAGCGGCAAGCAGGAGCGCGGAGATAAACGCAACGCCGAAAAGCGGCGCTGAAGCGGTTTTTTTGTTTAACATCGCCCAAAAGCCTACCACACTTGCGGCAACAGCCGCACTATACGATAATACGGCGTGTAAAAGGGGGGGCGGCGAAAACGTGAAAGACAACATCGGCGACTGGCGCAAGCGGATTGACCGCATCGACAGCCGGATCATAAAGCTGCTCGACAGCCGCACGCAATGCGCCGTCGAGATCGGCAGGATAAAGGCCGCCACCGGCGCGCCGGTATACGACCCCAAACGCGAAGCCGAGGTGGTGGAGCGCCTCACATCGCTGGCCCGCGTGATACCAAAAAAATCGCTGGAAGCGGTCTACCGCGAGATTTTTTCCGCCGCCCGCGCGGTGGAAAAGCCGCTCTGCGTCGCCTTCCTCGGCCCGCTTGGCACGTTCTCGCACGAGGCGGCCATCGCGCTGTTCGGCACATCAAACGAGTTCATGCCGCTCCCCGGTTTCGCGCCGATCGTAAAGGCGGTGGAGGGGGAAGAATGCGACTTCGGCGTGCTGCCCATCGAAAGCTCGGTGGAGGGGCCGGTGAACGCCAACCTCGACCTGCTGAAGGATTCGTCGCTCACCATCTTCGGGGAAAAGACCATCGCCGCGCACCAAAACCTTTTGACCAAAGCAAAAGATATAAAAGCCATCAAGCGGCTTTACAGCCATGTGCAGCCGCTGGGACAGTGCCGCGGCTACATCCAGCGGGCATTGCCGGGGGTTGAAATTCTCGAAACCTCCAGCACCGCCGCTGCCGCCGCCAAAGCGGCGCATGAAAAG from Nitrospinota bacterium includes the following:
- the pheA gene encoding prephenate dehydratase, which produces MKDNIGDWRKRIDRIDSRIIKLLDSRTQCAVEIGRIKAATGAPVYDPKREAEVVERLTSLARVIPKKSLEAVYREIFSAARAVEKPLCVAFLGPLGTFSHEAAIALFGTSNEFMPLPGFAPIVKAVEGEECDFGVLPIESSVEGPVNANLDLLKDSSLTIFGEKTIAAHQNLLTKAKDIKAIKRLYSHVQPLGQCRGYIQRALPGVEILETSSTAAAAAKAAHEKNAAAIGSLAAARIYKLNVLDKNIEDGASGKTRFVVISRTAPKRTGKDKTSIAVAIKNRPGELFRLLALFNKAKINLTQIASRPLKAGAWGYLFFIDLDGHREDAAVEKTLKQVARMGDFLKILGSYPKGNG